One region of Anoplopoma fimbria isolate UVic2021 breed Golden Eagle Sablefish chromosome 10, Afim_UVic_2022, whole genome shotgun sequence genomic DNA includes:
- the asb4 gene encoding ankyrin repeat and SOCS box protein 4 has protein sequence MINTFIITVCAFISNLLHAVWRALVSEPHEERGPSFRELMEELSPGQLAVKQLKRQFLKALQANDAQDVMHILRTGKLDIDTVLEVDDPKMVLASYKQGYWLPSYKLEKSWAMGIHVCVMYNALETALVLLQEGAAINRMPNGKTPLHVACEVSNCDCVTLLLAHRAKVNCLSLSGHTPLHYCITTESVDCAKQLILKGANIDMPSQNNEDTPLHTAARCGLPELVALYLANGASVDAINSMQETPLMTACFWAFDCKEQIYSQDHHLVCRLLLDHQANPNLREEDNKTALHKAAWNCDHILMQMLLEAGANTRAMDINGCAPIQYVLKVTEVRPMAIPELCYQLLLNHNAARIYPPQFHKVLQTCYDYPGAVEIMINSYERIKPTNKWIAAIPDDGYKRHKNFYDSLFAVCTNTPRSLLHLTRCAIRAGLGGFCHTGVGQLPLPSPLKRYLLLEPEGMLY, from the exons ATGATTAACACCTTCATTATCACCGTTTGTGCGTTTATTTCCAATCTCCTCCATGCTGTGTGGAGAGCGTTAGTGTCAGAGCCACACGAGGAGCGAGGTCCTTCTTTCAGAGAGCTTATGGAGGAGTTGAGTCCCGGACAACTGGCTGTTAAACAGCTGAAGAGACAGTTCTTGAAGGCCCTGCAGGCAAACGACGCACAAGATGTCATGCATATTCTGCGCACTGGGAAACTAGATATTGACACTGTGCTAGAGGTGGATGACCCCAAAATGGTGCTGGCCTCATACAAACAAG GTTACTGGCTCCCAAGCTACAAACTGGAGAAGTCCTGGGCAATGGGTATTCATGTATGCGTGATGTACAATGCCCTGGAAACAGCACTGGTGCTCCTTCAGGAAGGTGCAGCCATCAACCGGATGCCAAATGGGAAGACGCCGCTGCATGTGGCCTGCGAGGTCTCCAACTGCGACTGTGTCACCTTGCTCTTGGCTCACAGGGCAAAAGTCAACTGCCTGTCGCTGAGTGGACACACACCCCTGCACTACTGCATCACCACGGAGTCTGTGGACTGTGCCAAGCAGCTGATCCTCAAAG GTGCAAACATTGATATGCCCAGCCAAAACAATGAAGATACACCTTTACACACTGCAGCCAGATGCGGGCTCCCAGAGCTGGTGGCTCTCTACTTGGCCAACGGAGCGTCTGTGGATGCCATCAACTCTATGCAGGAGACGCCACTAATGACTGCCTGCTTCTGGGCTTTTGACTGTAAAGAGCAAATCTACAGCCAAGATCACCATCTTGTCTGTCGCCTCTTGCTCGACCACCAGGCCA ATCCCAACCTCAGAGAAGAGGACAATAAAACAGCTCTTCACAAGGCAGCCTGGAACTGTGATCACATCCTGATGCAGATGCTGCTGGAGGCCGGCGCTAACACGAGAGCCATGGACATCAATGGCTGTGCCCCTATTCAGTATGTCCTCAAAGTGACTGAAGTCAGGCCCATGGCCATACCTGAGCTCTGCTATCAGCTGCTGCTCAACCATAACGCAGCACGGATCTACCCGCCCCAGTTCCACAAG GTGCTGCAGACCTGCTACGACTACCCCGGAGCAGTGGAAATCATGATCAACTCCTATGAACGTATAAAGCCCACAAATAAGTGGATAGCTGCCATTCCTGATGACGGCTACAAG CGACACAAAAACTTCTACGActctttgtttgctgtttgcacCAACACTCCTCGCAGCCTGCTTCACCTGACCAGATGTGCCATCAGAGCCGGCCTGGGTGGGTTCTGCCACACAGGTGTTGGACAACTGCCTCTGCCATCTCCCTTGAAGAGATATTTGCTACTGGAACCTGAGGGGATGCTGTACTGA